One region of Parerythrobacter jejuensis genomic DNA includes:
- a CDS encoding thiolase family protein encodes MSDNVYIIGAGIHPFGRTEERSGREQGVFAVRQALQDAGLDWPDIECAYGGSAAAGSADIMVNELGLTSLPFTNVANGCATGGSALVSAQQAIASGMYDLALAVGFDKHPRGAFNAKPSDYGLPEWYGQTGMMLTTQFFALKIQRYMQLHGISREALGRVAEKAFRNGAKTPHAWRRSEIDLDTIMNAPMINDPLTKYMFCAPAEGGVALILASEKKMKELGADGVKIANIAVRTRPPDSFEVFQAGVSVKDGGKPTILASQAAFEGAGIGPEDIEVAQLQDTESGAEIMHMAENGFCKDGDQEQWLSEGWSEIGGKMPINTDGGCIACGEPIGASGLRQVYENVEQLRGRAGERQVPTMPKTGYSHVYGAPGLSAVAILQR; translated from the coding sequence ATGAGCGACAATGTCTATATTATCGGCGCCGGGATCCACCCGTTCGGGCGGACCGAGGAACGCTCGGGCCGGGAGCAGGGTGTCTTCGCCGTCCGGCAGGCTTTGCAGGATGCCGGGCTCGACTGGCCCGATATCGAATGCGCCTATGGCGGTTCGGCAGCGGCAGGTAGCGCTGACATCATGGTCAACGAGCTGGGCCTGACCAGCCTGCCTTTCACCAATGTGGCCAATGGCTGTGCCACCGGCGGCAGCGCGCTGGTATCGGCGCAACAGGCGATTGCCAGCGGGATGTATGATCTGGCCCTGGCCGTTGGGTTCGACAAGCATCCGCGCGGGGCTTTCAACGCCAAGCCATCGGATTACGGTTTGCCCGAATGGTATGGCCAGACCGGAATGATGCTAACTACACAATTCTTCGCGCTCAAGATTCAGCGGTACATGCAATTGCACGGGATCAGCCGAGAGGCGCTGGGCCGCGTCGCCGAAAAGGCGTTTCGCAATGGAGCGAAGACGCCCCATGCCTGGCGGCGCAGCGAGATCGATCTGGACACGATCATGAACGCCCCGATGATCAATGATCCGCTGACGAAGTACATGTTCTGTGCCCCGGCGGAAGGCGGCGTCGCGCTGATCCTGGCATCGGAAAAGAAGATGAAGGAACTGGGCGCGGATGGTGTCAAGATTGCCAATATCGCCGTGCGGACACGGCCGCCTGACAGTTTCGAAGTGTTTCAGGCCGGCGTCAGTGTGAAGGATGGCGGCAAGCCGACTATCCTCGCTTCGCAAGCTGCCTTCGAAGGTGCGGGCATTGGCCCCGAAGACATCGAAGTCGCGCAATTGCAGGACACTGAAAGCGGCGCTGAAATCATGCACATGGCCGAGAACGGGTTTTGCAAGGACGGTGATCAGGAACAATGGCTGTCCGAAGGCTGGTCGGAAATTGGCGGCAAGATGCCGATTAATACCGATGGCGGATGCATCGCTTGCGGAGAACCGATCGGAGCATCAGGCCTGCGTCAGGTTTACGAGAATGTCGAACAATTGCGTGGACGGGCAGGCGAGCGCCAAGTGCCAACCATGCCCAAGACTGGCTACAGCCATGTCTATGGCGCACCGGGCCTGAGCGCCGTCGCGATCCTGCAAAGATAG
- a CDS encoding Zn-ribbon domain-containing OB-fold protein produces MSDLTPIDTALWSDDAQPHLMGGRLPSGEIVFPMPQGDAARDVEPYKLSRHGKLWSWTSQDFRPKEPYEGPGEGPHDFQPFLIGYVELPGEVIVESRIVDAQLEDLRLGMPMTFCIVPFNDQHTTFAFRPDADAGETAA; encoded by the coding sequence ATGAGCGATTTGACACCTATCGACACGGCGCTGTGGAGCGATGATGCCCAGCCGCATCTAATGGGCGGCAGGCTACCATCTGGCGAGATCGTATTCCCGATGCCGCAGGGCGATGCGGCTCGCGATGTCGAGCCCTACAAGTTGTCGCGTCACGGCAAGCTGTGGTCATGGACCAGCCAGGATTTCCGCCCGAAGGAACCCTATGAAGGGCCGGGCGAGGGGCCGCATGATTTCCAGCCCTTCCTGATCGGCTATGTTGAACTGCCGGGCGAAGTGATTGTCGAGAGCCGGATTGTCGATGCACAACTGGAAGACTTGCGGCTGGGCATGCCGATGACCTTCTGCATCGTCCCCTTCAACGATCAGCACACCACCTTTGCCTTCCGCCCTGATGCGGATGCAGGAGAAACCGCAGCATGA
- a CDS encoding acyl-CoA dehydrogenase family protein, whose amino-acid sequence MNFDLSEEQELFKATVERFVAPVDTEFRRQLRSKPNGYDAARWQELAELGLIALVASEDEGGMGGSPVDLALVGEALGKGSAPDPWLENGVLPARILAAAGQSSALEALLSGERVTACALAERRQRYNLRARGMTAKQDGDGFALTGEKTLVLGGAMADALIVSAEHDGDTWLFLLDADASGVERRNYVIADGSVASELRCTNAVAAKLDLDLAGLEPIIDDIRLLAAAEMLGLGQRLLDDTVAYVKEREQFGVAIGSFQALQHRLVECYAAVEQARSMLYRAALGHHEDAAGWRKSCAGAKAFIGEQVDRVAREAVQMHGGMGVTDELAIGHAMKRVLLLNKLFGDPGAVLVDYAEAA is encoded by the coding sequence ATGAATTTCGACCTGTCCGAAGAGCAGGAGCTGTTCAAAGCTACGGTCGAGCGTTTTGTCGCGCCGGTTGATACCGAATTCCGCCGCCAGCTTCGCAGCAAGCCCAATGGATATGACGCAGCGCGCTGGCAAGAGCTTGCCGAACTGGGCCTGATTGCGTTGGTCGCGAGCGAGGACGAAGGCGGGATGGGTGGCTCACCGGTCGATCTTGCCCTGGTCGGTGAGGCTCTGGGCAAGGGCAGCGCTCCCGATCCCTGGCTCGAAAACGGTGTGCTGCCGGCGCGAATACTGGCCGCTGCGGGGCAATCGAGCGCACTCGAGGCGCTGCTCTCGGGCGAGCGCGTGACAGCCTGCGCGCTGGCCGAAAGGCGCCAGCGTTACAATTTGCGGGCCCGGGGCATGACGGCGAAACAGGATGGCGATGGGTTCGCTTTGACCGGTGAAAAGACGCTGGTCTTGGGCGGAGCGATGGCCGATGCGCTGATTGTGTCGGCAGAGCATGATGGCGACACATGGCTGTTCCTGCTGGATGCCGATGCATCGGGCGTCGAGCGGCGCAATTACGTGATCGCCGATGGCAGCGTCGCGAGCGAGCTGCGCTGCACCAATGCTGTTGCGGCCAAGCTCGATCTGGATCTCGCCGGACTGGAACCGATTATCGACGACATTCGCTTGCTGGCCGCGGCCGAGATGCTCGGCCTCGGGCAACGCCTCCTCGACGATACAGTTGCTTACGTGAAAGAGCGGGAGCAATTTGGCGTGGCGATAGGAAGCTTCCAGGCTCTCCAGCACCGCTTGGTGGAATGCTACGCCGCCGTCGAACAGGCGCGTTCGATGTTGTATCGCGCAGCCTTGGGCCATCACGAAGATGCAGCCGGATGGCGCAAGTCTTGCGCCGGAGCCAAAGCCTTTATCGGGGAGCAGGTTGATCGCGTTGCGCGCGAGGCCGTGCAGATGCATGGCGGCATGGGCGTGACCGACGAACTGGCCATCGGCCACGCGATGAAGCGCGTCCTCCTTCTCAACAAGCTGTTCGGTGACCCGGGCGCTGTTCTGGTCGACTACGCAGAGGCAGCATGA
- a CDS encoding cytochrome P450: MNKPAEQSNFFAPETLTDPFDYYAKAHADGVAIQHFPEMNTHVVFTYELCNEVNTKPELFSNDFSALMGAEDDEIKAILAEGWDNPPTLLTADHPVHTRNRKLVNLAFSAPRVNAIEEDMRAKSIELIEGFADKGECEFVGEFAIPLPVAMIAQQIGLDKDPKQVKAWSDAAVDRFSQMVGRERELECARSFVEYQRYMKSKIDERRANGGDDLLTDLVEARVEGETPLTDEEIMSIMQQFMVAGNETTTSTLAGGLLQLIRNPDQMAKAVAAAGGNDPKLIMNLVEEALRYETPTAGMWRLVREDTELGGVSIAKGTMLQLRYAAANRDPRKFEDPDKFDIERQNARAHVAFGKGPHMCVGNMLSRKEMFVAFDELLSRLTNFQVADEGGIAILPNILLRGITRLPITFEKIA; encoded by the coding sequence TTGAACAAGCCTGCCGAGCAATCGAACTTTTTCGCTCCGGAAACACTGACCGACCCGTTTGACTATTATGCCAAAGCGCATGCGGACGGGGTCGCGATCCAGCATTTTCCGGAGATGAACACGCATGTCGTGTTCACATACGAGCTCTGCAACGAGGTGAATACCAAGCCGGAATTGTTCTCGAATGATTTCAGCGCGCTGATGGGTGCGGAAGATGACGAGATCAAGGCGATTCTGGCTGAAGGTTGGGACAATCCGCCTACGCTGCTGACCGCCGATCATCCTGTCCACACGCGCAATCGCAAACTGGTCAATCTCGCTTTCTCCGCCCCGCGCGTGAACGCGATCGAAGAGGACATGCGGGCCAAATCGATCGAGCTGATCGAAGGCTTTGCCGACAAAGGCGAGTGTGAATTTGTCGGGGAATTCGCGATCCCGCTTCCGGTCGCGATGATCGCTCAGCAAATCGGGCTCGACAAGGATCCCAAACAGGTAAAGGCCTGGTCTGACGCTGCGGTTGACCGGTTCAGCCAGATGGTTGGCCGCGAGCGCGAACTGGAATGTGCGCGCAGCTTCGTCGAATACCAGAGATACATGAAGTCCAAGATTGATGAGCGCAGGGCCAATGGCGGCGATGATCTGCTGACCGATCTGGTCGAGGCCCGGGTCGAAGGCGAAACGCCCCTGACCGACGAGGAAATCATGTCGATCATGCAGCAATTCATGGTTGCCGGGAACGAGACAACCACCTCGACGCTGGCTGGCGGATTGCTGCAACTGATCCGCAACCCGGACCAGATGGCCAAAGCGGTTGCTGCTGCAGGTGGCAATGATCCCAAGTTGATCATGAACCTGGTGGAAGAGGCGCTGCGCTACGAAACACCAACTGCGGGTATGTGGCGTCTGGTCAGGGAAGACACCGAGCTTGGCGGCGTATCGATTGCCAAAGGCACAATGCTGCAACTTCGCTATGCTGCGGCCAATCGCGACCCGCGCAAGTTCGAGGACCCTGACAAGTTCGATATCGAACGACAGAATGCCCGCGCCCATGTCGCGTTCGGCAAGGGGCCGCATATGTGCGTCGGCAATATGCTGAGCCGCAAAGAGATGTTTGTTGCTTTTGATGAGCTTTTGAGCCGCCTGACCAATTTCCAGGTCGCGGATGAAGGCGGCATCGCGATCCTGCCCAACATCCTGCTGCGCGGGATCACGCGCCTTCCGATCACCTTCGAGAAAATCGCATGA
- a CDS encoding nuclear transport factor 2 family protein — protein MTAQATVEAFIDHWNSGDMEAMYDLCADNVVWHNIPMDPIVGKAAMREAVAGFMANVDSCAWITHAIAANGATVLTERTDNFTFTNGNSAGIRVMGTFELDRDGKIAHWRDYFDMAEFQTSFAAAGVAP, from the coding sequence ATGACTGCGCAGGCAACTGTCGAAGCCTTTATCGATCACTGGAACAGCGGCGATATGGAGGCGATGTATGATCTGTGTGCCGACAATGTGGTGTGGCACAATATTCCGATGGACCCGATCGTGGGAAAGGCTGCGATGCGCGAAGCCGTCGCAGGCTTTATGGCCAATGTGGACAGCTGCGCATGGATTACCCATGCGATAGCCGCCAATGGCGCCACCGTGTTGACCGAGCGGACCGACAATTTCACATTCACGAACGGCAATTCGGCCGGGATACGTGTGATGGGCACGTTCGAACTGGATCGCGATGGCAAGATCGCGCACTGGCGGGACTATTTCGACATGGCCGAGTTCCAGACCAGCTTCGCTGCAGCAGGCGTAGCTCCCTAA
- a CDS encoding ThuA domain-containing protein, protein MATLLVLSGGHPYEEEPFDELIHALGDWDVTHLVHPEAEQAVAAGAADSADALLFYDMGGYEFADGKVSARAPSKAYREAIMRRFASGKGAVAMHHALAGWAEWPEWHQMLGGRFLYQPGEFRGQKVPDSGYRHDVVYEAEVVLDHPVTRGVPAQFDLVDELYLAQVNESDITPLIRARHDFAAENFYSAASAVAGQMFSNDGWDHPPGSNCVGWVRQVQDAPLVYLQFGDGPATYRDPSVRKLLSNALAFTGGNP, encoded by the coding sequence GTGGCGACGCTTCTCGTACTTTCTGGCGGGCATCCCTACGAAGAAGAGCCTTTCGACGAGCTGATCCATGCGCTGGGGGATTGGGATGTGACACATCTCGTCCACCCCGAGGCCGAGCAAGCGGTTGCGGCAGGCGCGGCGGATAGCGCAGACGCGCTGCTGTTTTACGATATGGGCGGCTATGAATTCGCCGACGGCAAAGTCTCTGCCCGTGCGCCCAGCAAAGCCTATCGGGAGGCCATTATGCGCCGTTTCGCATCGGGCAAGGGCGCCGTGGCGATGCATCACGCGTTGGCGGGATGGGCCGAATGGCCGGAATGGCATCAGATGCTGGGCGGTCGGTTTCTTTACCAGCCGGGCGAATTCCGGGGCCAGAAGGTGCCCGATTCCGGCTATCGCCATGATGTCGTTTATGAAGCCGAGGTGGTGCTCGACCATCCGGTCACGCGCGGCGTCCCGGCACAATTCGATCTGGTCGACGAGCTCTATCTGGCGCAGGTCAACGAGAGCGACATTACCCCGCTGATCCGCGCCCGTCACGATTTCGCGGCGGAGAATTTTTATTCCGCTGCATCGGCCGTTGCGGGCCAGATGTTTAGCAATGATGGTTGGGATCATCCGCCCGGGTCGAACTGCGTTGGATGGGTCAGACAGGTGCAGGATGCACCGTTGGTCTATCTCCAATTCGGGGATGGCCCGGCGACCTATCGTGACCCCAGTGTCCGCAAGCTGCTCAGCAATGCGCTGGCATTTACAGGAGGAAATCCATGA
- a CDS encoding NADP-dependent oxidoreductase encodes MPENRRFLLQRRPDGEPVPDDFELVTEPTPELASGQFLIRNHYASLDPAIRGWMDAGGNYMPPIPLGDPVRATTIGVVEQSNADGFEAGQWVMGLNGIEDYSVGVAGGFTQPIDPGMVPSVTNYLSLFGAVGMTAYFGFLEVCEPKEGETVLVTGAAGAVGSLVGQLAKIKGCRAIGIAGGPEKCAKLTERYGFDAAIDYRGKDEEALRQAIAEAAPDGVDVIFENVGGIILDAGLMNVNLYARVGLCGLISEYNTEPRGIRNLWQLIVKRAQIRGLLVADYVERFAEGAAQMGAWAGEGKLTIDEHIDEGIETTYDSFMRLFAGSNQGKMILKIA; translated from the coding sequence ATGCCCGAGAACCGGCGATTCCTCCTCCAGCGTCGCCCGGACGGCGAACCTGTTCCCGATGACTTCGAATTGGTGACCGAACCGACTCCGGAGCTGGCATCGGGCCAGTTCCTGATCCGCAACCATTACGCCTCGCTCGATCCGGCCATTCGCGGCTGGATGGATGCCGGGGGCAATTACATGCCACCGATCCCGCTGGGCGATCCGGTGCGGGCGACCACGATCGGTGTGGTCGAGCAAAGCAATGCGGACGGTTTCGAGGCCGGTCAGTGGGTCATGGGCCTCAACGGGATTGAAGATTACTCGGTCGGTGTTGCGGGTGGATTCACCCAGCCGATCGATCCGGGCATGGTGCCCAGCGTTACGAACTACCTGTCGCTGTTTGGTGCAGTCGGGATGACGGCCTATTTCGGATTTCTGGAAGTGTGCGAACCCAAGGAAGGCGAAACGGTCCTGGTCACAGGGGCCGCAGGCGCGGTGGGGTCGCTGGTCGGGCAATTGGCCAAGATCAAGGGGTGCCGGGCAATCGGCATAGCAGGCGGGCCGGAGAAATGCGCCAAGCTGACCGAGCGATACGGCTTCGACGCGGCGATCGATTATCGCGGCAAGGATGAAGAGGCACTGCGCCAGGCCATCGCCGAGGCCGCGCCTGACGGTGTGGATGTCATCTTTGAAAATGTCGGCGGGATCATCCTCGATGCCGGATTGATGAACGTCAACCTCTATGCGCGCGTCGGGCTGTGCGGCCTGATCAGCGAGTACAACACGGAGCCGCGCGGCATTCGCAATCTGTGGCAGCTGATCGTCAAGCGGGCGCAAATTCGCGGGCTGCTGGTGGCGGACTATGTCGAGCGTTTTGCCGAAGGGGCGGCGCAAATGGGTGCCTGGGCGGGCGAGGGCAAGCTCACCATCGACGAGCATATCGATGAAGGCATCGAGACGACCTATGATTCCTTTATGCGGCTGTTTGCCGGCTCCAACCAGGGTAAGATGATCCTGAAGATCGCCTAG